In Deltaproteobacteria bacterium, a single window of DNA contains:
- the nifA gene encoding nif-specific transcriptional activator NifA — MPTSVHRLKLTALVAVCQVIDRALDLEESLSDVLRILSGQLAMQRAAVTLYDPATGLLNICASHGLSPEEKRRGVYRLGEGVTGRIFETGKPYYVPDVSREPLFLDRTGARRVRKDRISFLGVPILVNGEPIGVLHVDRLFLDDVDVAEDMEFLSVVATLVAQFISLNEKVRRREEHLRAENVQLRSQLVRGGKGPFLVGRSQSMQEVQRQMERVASTKATVLLLGESGVGKTLIARTIHEISDRKTRPFVKVNCASIPENLLESELFGYERGAFTGASGTRAGRFEDADGGTIFLDEIGDLPLSVQAKFLRVLQEREFERLGSNRTRTVDVRVIAATNRDLHNLSGRSEFRADLYYRLSVFPITVPPLRERREDVPGLLNYFLNKAAQDYARTLSLTPEALQSLVNHHWPGNVREMENLVERLAIMAEQERIDGGAIDALLKRSRDVEAGSVVPETRSRAGTTLAEVERAEVLAALDRAGWIQSRAATLLGITPRQMGYRVRKFGLARPLSPGKTASKGA, encoded by the coding sequence ATGCCAACCTCCGTCCACCGCCTCAAGCTGACCGCCCTGGTGGCCGTATGCCAGGTCATCGACCGGGCCCTTGACCTGGAGGAGAGCCTGTCAGACGTCCTGCGCATCCTGTCCGGGCAGCTGGCCATGCAGCGGGCGGCCGTGACCCTTTACGACCCAGCCACCGGCCTCTTGAATATCTGTGCCTCCCATGGTCTGAGTCCGGAGGAGAAGCGCCGAGGGGTCTATCGGTTGGGCGAGGGCGTCACCGGACGGATCTTCGAGACCGGCAAACCCTACTATGTTCCGGACGTCAGCCGGGAGCCCCTGTTCTTGGACCGAACCGGGGCCCGACGGGTCCGCAAGGACCGGATTTCCTTTCTCGGGGTGCCCATTCTGGTCAATGGTGAGCCCATTGGAGTCCTGCACGTGGATCGGCTGTTTTTGGACGATGTGGACGTGGCCGAGGACATGGAGTTTCTCTCGGTTGTGGCCACTCTTGTGGCCCAATTCATCAGTCTGAATGAAAAGGTCCGGCGCCGGGAGGAACATCTGCGGGCCGAAAACGTCCAGCTTCGAAGTCAGCTGGTCCGGGGGGGGAAGGGGCCATTTCTGGTGGGCAGGTCACAGTCTATGCAGGAAGTCCAGCGACAGATGGAGCGGGTGGCTTCGACCAAGGCCACGGTCCTTCTTCTGGGCGAGTCCGGGGTCGGCAAGACCCTCATCGCCAGGACCATCCATGAAATATCGGACCGCAAGACCAGGCCCTTCGTCAAGGTCAACTGCGCCTCCATCCCCGAGAACCTCCTGGAGAGCGAACTGTTCGGCTACGAACGGGGAGCATTCACCGGGGCCTCGGGAACGAGGGCCGGACGTTTTGAGGACGCCGACGGGGGGACCATCTTCTTGGACGAGATCGGGGACCTGCCTTTGTCCGTCCAGGCCAAGTTCCTCAGGGTGCTCCAGGAACGAGAATTCGAGCGGCTGGGCTCCAATCGGACCAGAACCGTCGATGTCCGGGTCATAGCCGCCACCAACCGCGATCTTCATAACCTATCGGGTCGTAGCGAGTTCCGGGCCGACCTCTACTATCGTCTGAGCGTTTTTCCCATCACAGTCCCGCCATTGCGCGAGCGCCGGGAGGACGTTCCCGGTTTGCTCAACTACTTTCTGAACAAGGCGGCCCAGGACTATGCTCGAACCCTGAGCCTGACCCCGGAGGCGCTTCAATCCCTGGTGAACCATCATTGGCCCGGCAATGTTCGGGAAATGGAAAACCTCGTCGAGCGTTTGGCAATCATGGCCGAGCAGGAACGAATCGATGGAGGAGCCATCGACGCCCTGCTCAAGAGGAGCCGGGATGTCGAGGCCGGTTCAGTCGTCCCGGAGACCCGATCCCGGGCGGGCACGACCCTGGCCGAGGTCGAACGGGCCGAAGTCCTGGCCGCCTTGGATCGAGCGGGATGGATCCAGAGCCGGGCGGCGACCTTGCTTGGCATTACACCTCGTCAGATGGGCTACCGGGTTCGAAAGTTCGGCCTGGCAAGGCCCTTGTCACCAGGAAAGACGGCCTCGAAGGGGGCATGA